One window from the genome of Microbulbifer pacificus encodes:
- a CDS encoding ATP-binding protein, with product MTFEIVNIALIGVAYIFALFFVAFATSKGWLPSNWVRHPFFYVLSLGVSLSAWTYYGIIDLAWQHGYGVLAYYLGTGAMFLFAPVALEPLARLAQRYQLTSPADLLVFRYHSREAGTLATLFMLLGLLPLIALQIQAVAETLALLSRDNVAALALPDSGVTSKDLIAFFYCVLLALFTSTYGASRKRRAGLASAMALESLVKLLALLAVGLYAVYGVFGGLGGLDKWLAQNNDMQQLLYSPIKQGSSHTLLLVFIATAVAMPHIFYLSIAERPAALGLRTASWGFPLFLLLMALPIFPIMWAGFALDVAEPVQYFTLAVPRASGSALLTILAFVGGLSAATGALIMITLALSTMVMNHWLLPGTRWQSEDNMYRQLLWLRRALVAALFLAGFGFYLLLNNRLSLSDLAIIAFIASLQFLPGIFAVIHWPQGNRRGFIAGLLVGMLIWAAGLLFPAMVGNSGIAFGDYRIPLGMEIWPQITTLSLSMNVLLFVGLSLFTPTSSLERYAADLCSDDSISQALRLELDVQSAADFRQRLSESLGAATASQEVSRALRQLNLTENERRPYALRQLRDKLEANLSGLLGRVLAGQIVDRHLPFVTSDQPANKDIHLIETRLSRYKNQLTGLAAELNNLRLYHRQMLEELPMAACSLGRDGEILLWNYAMAEVTGVAASEVIGSKLEYLPEPWRTLLTEFAHSEDASRFKQQVDMDGSSHWLNLHKTRLKQKKYGRDGNRNKDSRGDGQMLLVEDITETQVLEQELMHSERLASVGRLAAGVAHEVGNPVTGIACLAQNLQYESDNPEVLETADQILSQTQRISRIVHSLVSFSHSGTQDREKAPVDLHACVEEAVQLLSLQRDKTQVTFANLVPADLIALGDNQRLIQVFINLLSNARDASPDGGHIEIEGYLRTGFACIAVTDNGPGISPAHRDRILEPFFTTKEPGEGTGLGLAMVYSIVEEHGGQLELVSPAHLETGRGARFIVQLPLEAPN from the coding sequence ATGACCTTTGAGATCGTCAATATCGCGCTGATCGGCGTCGCCTACATTTTCGCGCTGTTTTTTGTCGCCTTTGCCACCTCCAAGGGTTGGCTGCCGAGTAACTGGGTCCGCCATCCGTTTTTCTATGTGCTGTCGCTGGGGGTTTCTCTCAGCGCCTGGACCTATTACGGCATCATCGACCTGGCCTGGCAGCATGGTTATGGCGTACTGGCCTACTATCTCGGCACAGGCGCCATGTTCCTGTTCGCCCCGGTGGCCCTTGAACCGCTGGCGCGCCTGGCCCAGCGCTACCAACTTACTTCGCCGGCGGATCTGCTGGTGTTCCGCTACCACAGTCGCGAGGCGGGCACCCTCGCCACCCTGTTCATGCTGCTGGGCCTGCTGCCGTTGATCGCACTGCAGATTCAGGCGGTGGCGGAGACTCTGGCGCTGTTGTCACGGGACAATGTAGCGGCACTGGCACTGCCGGACAGCGGGGTTACGAGTAAGGACCTGATCGCGTTTTTTTACTGTGTACTGCTGGCGCTGTTCACCAGTACCTACGGCGCGTCACGCAAGCGCCGTGCGGGTCTCGCCAGTGCCATGGCGCTGGAATCCCTGGTAAAACTGCTGGCATTGCTGGCGGTTGGGCTGTATGCGGTGTACGGCGTGTTCGGAGGGCTCGGCGGGCTCGACAAGTGGCTGGCGCAGAACAACGACATGCAGCAGCTGCTGTATTCGCCAATCAAGCAGGGCTCTTCCCACACTCTGCTGCTGGTGTTTATCGCCACCGCCGTGGCCATGCCGCATATTTTTTATCTCAGCATCGCGGAACGCCCTGCAGCCCTGGGCCTGCGCACCGCGAGCTGGGGCTTTCCGCTGTTTCTGCTGCTGATGGCGCTGCCGATCTTCCCCATCATGTGGGCTGGCTTCGCGTTGGATGTGGCCGAGCCGGTGCAGTACTTTACGCTCGCCGTACCGCGCGCCAGCGGTTCCGCACTGCTGACCATCCTTGCGTTTGTCGGTGGTCTTTCCGCCGCCACCGGCGCCCTGATCATGATCACGCTCGCGCTCTCCACCATGGTGATGAACCACTGGCTGTTGCCCGGCACCCGCTGGCAATCCGAAGACAACATGTACCGCCAGCTGTTGTGGCTGCGCCGCGCGCTGGTGGCGGCGCTGTTTCTCGCCGGGTTCGGGTTCTACCTTCTGCTGAATAACCGCCTGTCGCTGTCCGATCTGGCGATCATTGCGTTTATTGCCTCGCTGCAGTTCCTGCCGGGTATTTTTGCGGTGATCCACTGGCCTCAGGGTAACCGCCGTGGCTTCATCGCTGGTCTGCTCGTCGGCATGCTGATCTGGGCCGCCGGACTGCTGTTCCCGGCGATGGTGGGCAACAGCGGTATCGCCTTTGGCGACTATCGAATACCACTGGGCATGGAGATCTGGCCGCAGATCACCACCTTGTCGCTGTCGATGAACGTACTGCTGTTTGTGGGCCTGTCGCTGTTCACCCCCACATCGAGCCTCGAGCGCTACGCCGCCGATCTGTGCAGCGACGACTCCATCAGCCAGGCCCTGCGCCTGGAACTGGATGTGCAATCCGCCGCAGATTTCCGCCAGCGTCTGTCGGAGAGTCTCGGCGCTGCCACCGCCAGCCAGGAGGTGAGCCGCGCTCTGCGCCAGCTCAACCTGACGGAGAATGAGCGCCGCCCCTACGCCTTGCGCCAGTTGCGCGACAAACTCGAAGCCAACCTGTCCGGCCTGCTGGGACGGGTGCTCGCCGGGCAAATCGTGGATCGCCACCTGCCGTTCGTGACCAGCGACCAGCCTGCCAATAAAGATATCCACCTGATCGAGACCCGCCTCAGCCGCTATAAAAATCAACTCACCGGCCTCGCCGCGGAATTGAATAACCTGCGCCTCTACCACCGCCAGATGCTGGAAGAACTGCCGATGGCCGCCTGCTCACTGGGACGCGATGGTGAGATCCTGCTGTGGAACTACGCCATGGCGGAGGTGACCGGCGTTGCCGCCAGCGAGGTGATCGGCTCCAAGCTCGAATATCTGCCCGAGCCCTGGCGCACCCTGCTGACGGAGTTTGCTCACTCGGAAGACGCCAGCCGTTTCAAGCAGCAGGTCGATATGGACGGCAGCAGCCACTGGCTGAACCTGCACAAAACCCGCCTCAAACAGAAAAAGTACGGCCGCGACGGCAACCGGAACAAAGACAGCCGCGGCGATGGCCAGATGCTGCTGGTGGAGGACATTACCGAGACCCAGGTGCTGGAGCAGGAACTGATGCACAGTGAGCGCCTGGCATCCGTGGGGCGCCTCGCCGCCGGCGTGGCGCACGAGGTTGGCAATCCGGTTACCGGTATTGCCTGTCTGGCGCAGAACCTCCAGTACGAGTCCGATAACCCGGAAGTGCTGGAAACAGCAGATCAGATACTCAGTCAGACCCAGCGTATCAGCCGTATCGTGCACTCGCTGGTAAGTTTTTCCCACAGCGGCACCCAGGACCGGGAGAAGGCACCGGTGGACCTGCACGCCTGTGTAGAAGAAGCGGTACAGCTGCTTTCATTGCAGCGAGACAAAACTCAGGTGACCTTCGCCAACCTTGTGCCCGCGGACCTGATCGCGCTCGGTGATAACCAGCGCCTGATTCAGGTATTCATCAATCTGCTGAGCAACGCCCGCGACGCCAGCCCGGACGGTGGGCACATCGAGATTGAAGGCTACCTGCGCACCGGCTTCGCGTGTATCGCGGTAACCGACAATGGTCCCGGTATCTCCCCGGCACACCGCGACAGGATTCTGGAGCCATTCTTTACCACCAAGGAACCCGGTGAAGGCACCGGACTTGGACTCGCCATGGTCTACAGCATTGTGGAAGAGCACGGCGGACAGCTGGAGCTGGTGAGCCCCGCCCATCTGGAAACGGGTCGTGGCGCCCGCTTTATTGTGCAGTTACCGCTTGAAGCCCCCAATTAG
- a CDS encoding Rieske (2Fe-2S) protein, producing MQKHFLCRYEDLTEGDSKGFSLGDNSAGMDNVFAVKKDGEVFAYRNICPHRGINLEWQPDQFLDSEKALIQCASHGALFEISTGECIAGPCAGDALTPVPVEYAQDGLYVILAD from the coding sequence ATGCAAAAACACTTTCTCTGCCGCTATGAAGATCTCACCGAAGGTGACTCCAAAGGCTTTTCCCTCGGCGATAACAGCGCGGGCATGGACAATGTGTTTGCAGTAAAAAAAGACGGCGAGGTTTTCGCCTACAGAAATATTTGCCCGCATCGGGGCATCAATCTCGAGTGGCAACCGGATCAGTTTCTGGATTCGGAAAAAGCCCTGATCCAGTGTGCCAGCCACGGCGCGCTGTTCGAGATCAGTACCGGCGAGTGCATTGCCGGCCCTTGCGCCGGAGACGCCTTGACGCCGGTACCGGTGGAGTACGCACAGGACGGACTGTACGTGATTCTCGCAGACTGA
- a CDS encoding S1C family serine protease: MQVFNFASPSVVYVTNETLVRDRWSLRLHTVPKGAGSGFIWDDQGHVVTNYHVIEKARKITITLQDRSEWSAELVGSAPEKDLAVVKIRAPRERLKPLVPGNSSGLAVGRKVLAIGNPFGLDTTLTTGVVSALGREIEAAGNRTIRNVIQTDAAINPGNSGGPLLDSSGRLIGVNTAIYSPSGASVGIGFAIPVDTVKKIVPELIAHGRLVRPILGIESAPDQWASQYDFKGVAVLRTAPGLPAEKAGLRGVYRGERGGWQLGDVIVGIDGHPISNYDDMMNVLENRRPGDRVQVDYLRDGEAMQTSLVLAAP; the protein is encoded by the coding sequence ATGCAGGTGTTTAATTTCGCCAGTCCCTCGGTGGTGTATGTGACCAACGAAACCCTGGTGCGGGACCGCTGGAGCTTGCGGCTGCACACGGTGCCGAAAGGCGCTGGCAGCGGGTTCATCTGGGATGATCAGGGTCACGTGGTGACCAATTACCATGTGATCGAGAAGGCGCGCAAAATCACCATTACCCTGCAGGATCGCAGCGAGTGGTCGGCGGAGCTGGTGGGCTCGGCGCCGGAAAAGGATCTGGCGGTGGTCAAGATCCGTGCGCCACGGGAACGGCTGAAACCCCTGGTGCCAGGAAATTCCTCCGGACTCGCCGTGGGCCGCAAGGTGCTGGCCATCGGCAATCCATTCGGTCTCGACACCACCCTGACCACCGGTGTGGTCAGTGCACTCGGACGCGAAATCGAGGCCGCCGGCAATCGCACCATCCGCAACGTGATCCAGACGGACGCGGCCATCAACCCGGGCAACTCTGGTGGCCCGCTGCTGGACAGCAGTGGTCGGCTGATCGGCGTAAATACGGCTATCTACAGCCCCAGCGGCGCGAGTGTCGGAATTGGTTTTGCCATCCCCGTGGATACCGTGAAGAAGATCGTGCCGGAATTGATTGCCCACGGCCGCCTGGTGCGCCCCATCCTCGGTATTGAGTCCGCGCCGGATCAATGGGCGAGCCAGTATGACTTCAAGGGCGTTGCGGTATTGCGCACCGCTCCGGGCCTGCCGGCGGAGAAGGCCGGACTGCGCGGCGTATATCGTGGTGAGCGCGGAGGCTGGCAGCTGGGGGATGTGATAGTCGGCATTGACGGCCATCCCATCAGCAATTACGACGACATGATGAATGTGCTGGAAAACCGCCGCCCCGGTGACCGGGTACAGGTGGACTATCTTCGCGACGGCGAGGCAATGCAGACCTCGCTGGTGCTCGCGGCGCCCTGA
- the sfsA gene encoding DNA/RNA nuclease SfsA, whose translation MKLDPALGEGVLLRRYKRFLADIQLPSGEIITIHCPNTGSMKNCWVENAPCWFSDSGNPKRKYRHTLEITTTPEGALAGVNTGRANALVEEAVRDGVIRELQGYDNLRREVKYGEENSRIDLLLSRGNDDCYVEVKNVTLAEGARGMFPDAVSTRGTKHLRELQKLAEAGVRAVLFYCVQHSGIETVEAAAEIDPAYAQALAQAVEAGVEVIAYRAVLTAGEIRLREPVPFVR comes from the coding sequence GTGAAACTTGATCCGGCCCTTGGCGAGGGTGTGCTGTTGCGACGCTACAAGCGTTTCCTCGCCGATATCCAGCTTCCATCAGGTGAAATTATAACCATTCACTGCCCCAATACCGGGTCAATGAAAAACTGCTGGGTGGAAAATGCGCCATGCTGGTTTTCGGATTCCGGCAACCCGAAGCGTAAGTATCGCCATACGCTGGAAATCACCACCACCCCGGAAGGGGCGCTCGCCGGAGTGAATACCGGTCGCGCCAACGCTCTGGTGGAAGAAGCGGTACGCGACGGAGTGATTCGCGAGTTGCAGGGCTACGACAATTTGCGTCGCGAGGTGAAATACGGTGAGGAAAACAGCCGTATCGACCTGCTGTTGAGTCGTGGTAATGACGACTGTTATGTGGAAGTAAAAAACGTCACCCTCGCCGAGGGCGCACGCGGGATGTTCCCGGACGCGGTGAGCACGCGGGGGACCAAGCACTTGCGCGAACTGCAAAAACTGGCGGAAGCCGGCGTGCGTGCGGTGCTGTTTTACTGTGTTCAGCACTCGGGCATTGAGACAGTGGAAGCGGCAGCCGAAATTGATCCCGCGTATGCACAGGCGCTGGCGCAGGCCGTTGAGGCGGGGGTGGAGGTAATTGCGTACCGCGCGGTGCTGACAGCGGGCGAAATCCGCCTGCGCGAGCCGGTTCCGTTTGTGAGGTAA
- the htpX gene encoding protease HtpX translates to MLRIGLFLMTNLAVMLLVGIIFNLLGIQGILDANGVNLNQPGLLLMCAIFGIGGALISLLMSKTLARMSTRTQIIDQPQTADERWLVETVRELSQKAGIGMPDVGIFPMPQANAFATGWNRNNALVAVSAGLLERFNRDEARAVIGHEIGHVANGDMVTLALIQGVVNTFVMFFARLVGFFVDRVLLRNEQGLGIGYYITSIIMDMVFGVFAMIIVAWFSRRREYRADAAGAHLASPNAMIAALARIKAESEAGREQPLPANMKAFGIYGNSMAALLASHPPLEDRILALQNSAR, encoded by the coding sequence ATGCTGCGAATAGGGCTTTTCCTGATGACCAACCTGGCTGTCATGCTGCTGGTGGGCATCATTTTCAATCTGCTGGGTATCCAGGGCATTCTCGACGCCAACGGCGTCAATCTGAACCAGCCCGGGCTGCTACTGATGTGTGCAATTTTCGGTATCGGCGGCGCACTGATTTCACTGCTGATGTCGAAAACCCTAGCGCGCATGTCCACCCGCACGCAGATTATCGACCAGCCACAAACCGCGGATGAACGCTGGCTGGTGGAGACTGTGCGCGAACTGTCTCAAAAAGCCGGTATCGGCATGCCGGACGTGGGCATTTTCCCCATGCCCCAGGCCAATGCCTTTGCCACAGGCTGGAACCGCAACAATGCACTGGTGGCGGTGAGCGCCGGTCTGCTGGAGCGTTTCAATCGCGACGAGGCGCGCGCCGTGATCGGCCACGAAATCGGTCACGTGGCCAACGGAGACATGGTGACACTGGCCCTCATTCAGGGCGTGGTGAATACCTTCGTAATGTTCTTTGCGCGTCTCGTAGGTTTCTTTGTCGACCGGGTACTGCTGCGCAATGAGCAGGGCCTTGGCATCGGTTACTACATCACCTCCATCATCATGGATATGGTGTTCGGCGTGTTCGCGATGATCATCGTCGCCTGGTTCAGTCGCCGCCGCGAATACCGCGCCGACGCCGCCGGTGCGCATCTCGCCAGCCCCAACGCCATGATCGCCGCACTCGCGCGCATCAAGGCGGAATCGGAAGCCGGACGCGAACAGCCGCTGCCCGCCAACATGAAGGCGTTTGGCATCTACGGCAACAGCATGGCCGCATTGCTGGCGAGCCATCCGCCCCTTGAGGATCGGATCCTGGCACTGCAGAATTCTGCCCGTTAA
- the gluQRS gene encoding tRNA glutamyl-Q(34) synthetase GluQRS, with protein MPWTGSRGKPTWQTLAAKFARRTIPMTPPRYIGRFAPSPTGPLHFGSLVCALGSYLDAVAHGGTWLIRMEDLDPPREMPGAAERILHSLDVHGLHSPHPVEWQSKRHHLYQRALDQLQENNLLYACGCTREQIRRAGGHRRADCRQGSPVSGTPAALRFCSEGEDEHFLDLWHGPQSQRTSEDPILKRKDGLFAYQLAVVVDDIQQGVTWVVRGADLLDCTGVQCQLFRALGAEPPGFGHLPLVMNETGQKLSKQNHAAALDDRRPTDNLLQALRFLGLRPPVELSLEQPHHLLAWATAHWQRQQVNRHNRRLHQ; from the coding sequence ATGCCATGGACGGGTTCTCGCGGCAAGCCCACCTGGCAGACACTTGCCGCGAAGTTTGCCCGACGCACTATCCCCATGACGCCCCCACGCTACATCGGGCGCTTTGCGCCATCCCCTACAGGTCCCCTGCACTTTGGTTCGCTGGTGTGCGCCCTCGGCAGCTATCTGGACGCCGTGGCTCATGGCGGCACCTGGTTGATACGTATGGAAGACCTGGACCCGCCGAGGGAAATGCCCGGGGCCGCGGAACGAATTCTGCATTCGCTGGATGTCCACGGATTACACAGTCCGCACCCCGTCGAATGGCAGAGCAAACGCCACCACCTGTATCAGCGCGCACTGGATCAGCTGCAGGAGAATAATCTGCTTTACGCGTGCGGCTGCACCCGAGAACAGATCCGGCGTGCGGGCGGCCACCGGCGCGCGGACTGCCGGCAAGGCTCTCCGGTTTCCGGCACGCCTGCCGCCCTGCGCTTCTGCAGTGAGGGCGAGGACGAACATTTTCTCGATCTCTGGCACGGCCCCCAGTCCCAGCGAACCTCTGAAGACCCGATCCTGAAGCGCAAGGATGGTCTTTTCGCCTACCAGCTGGCCGTCGTGGTGGACGACATCCAGCAGGGCGTGACCTGGGTGGTGCGCGGCGCCGATCTGCTGGATTGCACGGGGGTTCAGTGCCAGCTGTTCAGAGCCCTCGGCGCAGAACCACCGGGCTTCGGCCACCTGCCGCTGGTGATGAACGAAACCGGGCAGAAGTTGAGCAAACAGAATCACGCCGCGGCGCTGGATGATCGCCGCCCCACCGACAACCTGCTGCAGGCGCTGCGCTTTCTCGGGCTTCGCCCGCCAGTGGAATTATCACTGGAGCAGCCTCACCACCTGCTCGCCTGGGCCACTGCCCACTGGCAGCGCCAGCAAGTGAATCGCCACAATCGCCGGTTGCATCAATAG
- the dksA gene encoding RNA polymerase-binding protein DksA: MPNTAAKSDSLHGFEPYQEKKGEEYMNEKQQEHFRNLLLAWKAELMAEVDRTVTHMKDEAANFPDPADRASQEEEFSLELRTRDRERKLIKKIDATIELIDQDDYGFCEACGVEIGIRRLEARPTATLCVDCKTLAEIKEKQISG, encoded by the coding sequence ATGCCCAATACTGCTGCGAAATCCGATTCTCTGCACGGCTTCGAGCCCTATCAGGAAAAGAAGGGCGAGGAGTACATGAATGAGAAGCAGCAGGAGCATTTCCGCAATCTGCTGCTGGCCTGGAAGGCCGAACTCATGGCAGAGGTGGATCGCACCGTAACGCACATGAAGGACGAAGCTGCGAATTTCCCCGATCCGGCGGATCGCGCCAGCCAGGAAGAGGAATTCAGCCTGGAACTGCGCACCCGCGATCGCGAGCGCAAGCTGATCAAGAAAATTGACGCCACGATCGAACTGATCGATCAGGACGACTACGGTTTCTGCGAAGCCTGTGGCGTCGAAATCGGTATCCGTCGCCTGGAAGCGCGCCCCACCGCCACGCTGTGTGTGGACTGCAAAACCCTGGCGGAAATCAAAGAGAAGCAAATCTCGGGATAA